One region of Camelus bactrianus isolate YW-2024 breed Bactrian camel chromosome 22, ASM4877302v1, whole genome shotgun sequence genomic DNA includes:
- the CFD gene encoding complement factor D isoform X2: MAGRSLHLAALILLGVAVCAQPQGRILGGREAKSHARPYMASVQVNGKHVCGGFLAAQQWVLSAAHCLEDVADGKLQVLLGAHSLSQPEPTKRLYDVLRAVPHPDSRPDTIDHDLLLLQLSEKAVLGPAVQPLPWQREDRDVAAGTLCDVAGWGVVSYTGRRPDRLQHLLLPVMDRATCNLRTYHDGTITQRMMCAESNRRDTCKGDSGGPLVCGGVAEGVVTSGSRVCGNRKKPGIYTRLASYAAWIDGVMAEGAAA; this comes from the exons ATGGCGGGCCGCTCGCTGCACCTGGCGGCTCTGATCCTCCTGGGAGTGGCTGTATGCG CACAGCCCCAAGGCCGGATCCTGGGCGGCAGAGAGGCCAAGTCCCACGCGCGGCCCTACATGGCCTCGGTGCAGGTGAACGGCAAGCACGTGTGCGGAGGCTTCCTCGCCGCCCAGCAGTGGGTGCTGAGCGCCGCGCACTGCCTGGAGGACGT GGCCGACGGGAAGCTGCAGGTGCTCCTGGGCGCGCACTCCCTGTCGCAGCCGGAGCCCACCAAGCGCCTGTACGACGTGCTCCGCGCAGTGCCCCACCCGGACAGCCGACCTGACACCATCGACCACGACCTCCTCTTGCTGCAG CTCTCTGAGAAGGCCGTGCTGGGCCCCGCCGTGCAGCCCCTGCCCTGGCAGCGCGAGGACCGAGACGTGGCGGCCGGCACACTCTGCGATGTGGCCGGCTGGGGCGTGGTCAGCTACACGGGCCGCCGGCCCGACCGCCTGCAGCACTTGCTCCTGCCGGTGATGGACCGCGCCACCTGCAACCTGCGCACGTACCATGACGGCACCATCACCCAGCGCATGATGTGCGCGGAGAGCAACCGCCGGGACACCTGCAAG GGCGACTCGGGAGGCCCGCTGGTGTGCGGGGGCGTGGCCGAAGGTGTGGTCACCTCAGGCTCCCGAGTCTGCGGCAACCGCAAGAAGCCCGGCATCTACACGCGTTTGGCTAGCTATGCAGCCTGGATCGACGGCGTGATGGCTGAGGGAGCAGCCGCCTAA
- the CFD gene encoding complement factor D isoform X1 has product MAGRSLHLAALILLGVAVCAAQPQGRILGGREAKSHARPYMASVQVNGKHVCGGFLAAQQWVLSAAHCLEDVADGKLQVLLGAHSLSQPEPTKRLYDVLRAVPHPDSRPDTIDHDLLLLQLSEKAVLGPAVQPLPWQREDRDVAAGTLCDVAGWGVVSYTGRRPDRLQHLLLPVMDRATCNLRTYHDGTITQRMMCAESNRRDTCKGDSGGPLVCGGVAEGVVTSGSRVCGNRKKPGIYTRLASYAAWIDGVMAEGAAA; this is encoded by the exons ATGGCGGGCCGCTCGCTGCACCTGGCGGCTCTGATCCTCCTGGGAGTGGCTGTATGCG CAGCACAGCCCCAAGGCCGGATCCTGGGCGGCAGAGAGGCCAAGTCCCACGCGCGGCCCTACATGGCCTCGGTGCAGGTGAACGGCAAGCACGTGTGCGGAGGCTTCCTCGCCGCCCAGCAGTGGGTGCTGAGCGCCGCGCACTGCCTGGAGGACGT GGCCGACGGGAAGCTGCAGGTGCTCCTGGGCGCGCACTCCCTGTCGCAGCCGGAGCCCACCAAGCGCCTGTACGACGTGCTCCGCGCAGTGCCCCACCCGGACAGCCGACCTGACACCATCGACCACGACCTCCTCTTGCTGCAG CTCTCTGAGAAGGCCGTGCTGGGCCCCGCCGTGCAGCCCCTGCCCTGGCAGCGCGAGGACCGAGACGTGGCGGCCGGCACACTCTGCGATGTGGCCGGCTGGGGCGTGGTCAGCTACACGGGCCGCCGGCCCGACCGCCTGCAGCACTTGCTCCTGCCGGTGATGGACCGCGCCACCTGCAACCTGCGCACGTACCATGACGGCACCATCACCCAGCGCATGATGTGCGCGGAGAGCAACCGCCGGGACACCTGCAAG GGCGACTCGGGAGGCCCGCTGGTGTGCGGGGGCGTGGCCGAAGGTGTGGTCACCTCAGGCTCCCGAGTCTGCGGCAACCGCAAGAAGCCCGGCATCTACACGCGTTTGGCTAGCTATGCAGCCTGGATCGACGGCGTGATGGCTGAGGGAGCAGCCGCCTAA
- the LOC105078346 gene encoding neutrophil elastase isoform X2: protein MCLACMRSWVQTPGLPFKKERERLEIKTRRETRGSEKKIQVPTMTLGPALASEIVGGQPARPHAWPFMVSLQRRGGHFCGATLISRNFVLSAAHCLNGLNFRLVRVVLGAHNLGRRELTRQTFRVRRVFENGFDPLSLQNDIVVLQLNGAATLNANVQVAQLPAQDQGVGDGVQCLAMGWGQLGTDQPAARVLQQLNVTVVTALCRPANVCTLVPRRRAGICFGDSGGPLVCNGLVQGIDSFIRGGCASGLFPDSFASVATFADWINSIIRRYGGSDHPPLHPRNPVGRTP from the exons atgtgcttagcatgcatgaggtcctgggttcaaaccccaggacttccatttaaaaaagagagagagaggttggaAATCAAGACCAGGAGGGAGACTCGAGGCTCAGAGAAGAAGATTCAAGTCCCCACCATGACCCTGG GCCCCGCGCTGGCCTCAGAGATAGTGGGGGGCCAGCCCGCCCGGCCGCATGCGTGGCcattcatggtgtccctgcagcGGCGTGGAGGCCACTTCTGTGGTGCCACTCTGATCTCACGGAACTTCGTCCTGTCAGCGGCACACTGCCTGAACGGCCT AAACTTCCGGTTGGTGCGCGTGGTGTTGGGGGCCCATAACCTGGGGCGGCGTGAGCTCACCCGGCAGACGTTCAGGGTCCGGCGGGTCTTTGAAAACGGCTTTGACCCCCTGAGCCTGCAGAACGACATCGTGGTTCTCCAG CTCAATGGGGCGGCCACCCTCAACGCCAACGTGCAGGTGGCCCAGCTGCCTGCCCAGGACCAAGGCGTGGGCGACGGGGTGCAGTGCCTGGCCATGGGATGGGGCCAGCTAGGCACGGACCAGCCGGCAGCTCGAGTCCTGCAGCAGCTCAACGTGACCGTGGTGACGGCCCTCTGCCGCCCTGCCAATGTGTGCACCCTGGTGCCACGCCGGCGAGCTGGCATCTGCTTT GGGGACTCCGGCGGGCCCCTGGTCTGCAACGGGCTGGTCCAGGGGATCGACTCCTTCATTCGGGGGGGCTGCGCCTCTGGGCTCTTCCCAGACTCCTTTGCCTCCGTCGCCACGTTCGCAGACTGGATCAACTCCATCATCCGCCGCTATGGGGGCAGTGACCACCCCCCTCTCCACCCCAGGAACCCCGTGGGCAGAACCCCCTAG
- the LOC105078346 gene encoding neutrophil elastase isoform X1 — MCLACMRSWVQTPGLPFKKERERLEIKTRRETRGSEKKIQVPTMTLGPALASEIVGGQPARPHAWPFMVSLQRRGGHFCGATLISRNFVLSAAHCLNGLNFRLVRVVLGAHNLGRRELTRQTFRVRRVFENGFDPLSLQNDIVVLQVRGSWGQPWQLNGAATLNANVQVAQLPAQDQGVGDGVQCLAMGWGQLGTDQPAARVLQQLNVTVVTALCRPANVCTLVPRRRAGICFGDSGGPLVCNGLVQGIDSFIRGGCASGLFPDSFASVATFADWINSIIRRYGGSDHPPLHPRNPVGRTP, encoded by the exons atgtgcttagcatgcatgaggtcctgggttcaaaccccaggacttccatttaaaaaagagagagagaggttggaAATCAAGACCAGGAGGGAGACTCGAGGCTCAGAGAAGAAGATTCAAGTCCCCACCATGACCCTGG GCCCCGCGCTGGCCTCAGAGATAGTGGGGGGCCAGCCCGCCCGGCCGCATGCGTGGCcattcatggtgtccctgcagcGGCGTGGAGGCCACTTCTGTGGTGCCACTCTGATCTCACGGAACTTCGTCCTGTCAGCGGCACACTGCCTGAACGGCCT AAACTTCCGGTTGGTGCGCGTGGTGTTGGGGGCCCATAACCTGGGGCGGCGTGAGCTCACCCGGCAGACGTTCAGGGTCCGGCGGGTCTTTGAAAACGGCTTTGACCCCCTGAGCCTGCAGAACGACATCGTGGTTCTCCAGGTGCGCGGCAGCTGGGGGCAGCCATGGCAG CTCAATGGGGCGGCCACCCTCAACGCCAACGTGCAGGTGGCCCAGCTGCCTGCCCAGGACCAAGGCGTGGGCGACGGGGTGCAGTGCCTGGCCATGGGATGGGGCCAGCTAGGCACGGACCAGCCGGCAGCTCGAGTCCTGCAGCAGCTCAACGTGACCGTGGTGACGGCCCTCTGCCGCCCTGCCAATGTGTGCACCCTGGTGCCACGCCGGCGAGCTGGCATCTGCTTT GGGGACTCCGGCGGGCCCCTGGTCTGCAACGGGCTGGTCCAGGGGATCGACTCCTTCATTCGGGGGGGCTGCGCCTCTGGGCTCTTCCCAGACTCCTTTGCCTCCGTCGCCACGTTCGCAGACTGGATCAACTCCATCATCCGCCGCTATGGGGGCAGTGACCACCCCCCTCTCCACCCCAGGAACCCCGTGGGCAGAACCCCCTAG
- the LOC105078346 gene encoding neutrophil elastase isoform X4, which produces MGRGSGGAWPHRGATATASGHGGYKREGWAKGAESPKPPPNHDPELQTLQPCPRLRPAGHAAGRPRAGLRDSGGPARPAACVAIHGVPAAAWRPLLWCHSDLTELRPVSGTLPERPLNGAATLNANVQVAQLPAQDQGVGDGVQCLAMGWGQLGTDQPAARVLQQLNVTVVTALCRPANVCTLVPRRRAGICFGDSGGPLVCNGLVQGIDSFIRGGCASGLFPDSFASVATFADWINSIIRRYGGSDHPPLHPRNPVGRTP; this is translated from the exons atggggagaggaagtgggggcGCCTGGCCCCACCGTGGGGCAACTGCAACGGCCTCTGGGCATGGGGGCTATAAGAGGGAAGGGTGGGCAAAGGGGGCAGAGTCACCAAAGCCCCCGCCCAACCATGACCCAGAGCTGCAgaccctccagccctgccctcgcCTCCGTCCTGCTGGCCATGCTGCTGGGCG GCCCCGCGCTGGCCTCAGAGATAGTGGGGGGCCAGCCCGCCCGGCCGCATGCGTGGCcattcatggtgtccctgcagcGGCGTGGAGGCCACTTCTGTGGTGCCACTCTGATCTCACGGAACTTCGTCCTGTCAGCGGCACACTGCCTGAACGGCCT CTCAATGGGGCGGCCACCCTCAACGCCAACGTGCAGGTGGCCCAGCTGCCTGCCCAGGACCAAGGCGTGGGCGACGGGGTGCAGTGCCTGGCCATGGGATGGGGCCAGCTAGGCACGGACCAGCCGGCAGCTCGAGTCCTGCAGCAGCTCAACGTGACCGTGGTGACGGCCCTCTGCCGCCCTGCCAATGTGTGCACCCTGGTGCCACGCCGGCGAGCTGGCATCTGCTTT GGGGACTCCGGCGGGCCCCTGGTCTGCAACGGGCTGGTCCAGGGGATCGACTCCTTCATTCGGGGGGGCTGCGCCTCTGGGCTCTTCCCAGACTCCTTTGCCTCCGTCGCCACGTTCGCAGACTGGATCAACTCCATCATCCGCCGCTATGGGGGCAGTGACCACCCCCCTCTCCACCCCAGGAACCCCGTGGGCAGAACCCCCTAG
- the LOC105078346 gene encoding neutrophil elastase isoform X3, with the protein MTQSCRPSSPALASVLLAMLLGGPALASEIVGGQPARPHAWPFMVSLQRRGGHFCGATLISRNFVLSAAHCLNGLNFRLVRVVLGAHNLGRRELTRQTFRVRRVFENGFDPLSLQNDIVVLQLNGAATLNANVQVAQLPAQDQGVGDGVQCLAMGWGQLGTDQPAARVLQQLNVTVVTALCRPANVCTLVPRRRAGICFGDSGGPLVCNGLVQGIDSFIRGGCASGLFPDSFASVATFADWINSIIRRYGGSDHPPLHPRNPVGRTP; encoded by the exons ATGACCCAGAGCTGCAgaccctccagccctgccctcgcCTCCGTCCTGCTGGCCATGCTGCTGGGCG GCCCCGCGCTGGCCTCAGAGATAGTGGGGGGCCAGCCCGCCCGGCCGCATGCGTGGCcattcatggtgtccctgcagcGGCGTGGAGGCCACTTCTGTGGTGCCACTCTGATCTCACGGAACTTCGTCCTGTCAGCGGCACACTGCCTGAACGGCCT AAACTTCCGGTTGGTGCGCGTGGTGTTGGGGGCCCATAACCTGGGGCGGCGTGAGCTCACCCGGCAGACGTTCAGGGTCCGGCGGGTCTTTGAAAACGGCTTTGACCCCCTGAGCCTGCAGAACGACATCGTGGTTCTCCAG CTCAATGGGGCGGCCACCCTCAACGCCAACGTGCAGGTGGCCCAGCTGCCTGCCCAGGACCAAGGCGTGGGCGACGGGGTGCAGTGCCTGGCCATGGGATGGGGCCAGCTAGGCACGGACCAGCCGGCAGCTCGAGTCCTGCAGCAGCTCAACGTGACCGTGGTGACGGCCCTCTGCCGCCCTGCCAATGTGTGCACCCTGGTGCCACGCCGGCGAGCTGGCATCTGCTTT GGGGACTCCGGCGGGCCCCTGGTCTGCAACGGGCTGGTCCAGGGGATCGACTCCTTCATTCGGGGGGGCTGCGCCTCTGGGCTCTTCCCAGACTCCTTTGCCTCCGTCGCCACGTTCGCAGACTGGATCAACTCCATCATCCGCCGCTATGGGGGCAGTGACCACCCCCCTCTCCACCCCAGGAACCCCGTGGGCAGAACCCCCTAG
- the AZU1 gene encoding azurocidin: MPALRLLGLLAGLLATSAAGAAPLVDIVGGRRAQPQQFPFLASIQNQGKHFCMGSLLHPRFILTAASCFRSRNSGIATVVLGAYDLRRHERTRQTFSIRGVSENGYDPQQNLNDMLLLQLDREANLTSSVALVPLPSQDAMVEAGTNCQVAGWGSQRPRGRLSRFPRVLNVTVTPSSQCRPNNVCTGVLTRRGGICQGDGGTPLVCNGLAHGVASFSRGPCAGGPDFFTPVALFRGWIDSVLNNPLDQHRPDNRPPAEPVGGL; the protein is encoded by the exons ATGCCAGCACTCAGGCTCCTGGGCCTGCTGGCCGGCCTGCTGGCGACCTCTGCAGCCG gcgCAGCCCCCCTGGTGGACATCGTGGGTGGCAGAAGGGCCCAGCCACAGCAGTTCCCCTTCCTGGCCTCCATCCAGAACCAAGGGAAGCACTTCTGCATGGGCTCCCTGCTCCACCCCCGcttcatcctgacagcagccagCTGCTTCCGCAGCAG GAACTCTGGGATTGCCACTGTGGTGCTGGGGGCCTATGACCTGAGGCGGCATGAGAGGACCCGGCAGACCTTCTCCATCAGGGGCGTCAGCGAGAATGGCTATGACCCCCAGCAGAATCTCAACGACATGCTGCTGCTGCAG ctggaCCGTGAGGCTAACCTCACCAGCAGTGTGGCGCTGGTGCCGCTGCCCTCCCAGGACGCCATGGTGGAAGCCGGCACCAACTGCCAGGTCGCAGGCTGGGGGAGCCAACGGCCTAGAGGGAGGCTCTCCCGCTTCCCAAGGGTCCTCAATGTCACTGTGACCCCCTCAAGCCAGTGTCGCCCCAACAACGTGTGTACTGGCGTCCTCACCCGCCGAGGTGGCATCTGCCAG GGAGACGGGGGCACCCCCCTCGTCTGTAACGGCCTGGCGCACGGCGTGGCCTCCTTCTCCCGTGGGCCCTGCGCCGGGGGCCCTGACTTCTTCACCCCCGTGGCGCTCTTCAGAGGCTGGATTGATTCAGTTCTAAACAACCCGCTGGATCAGCACCGTCCTGACAACAGACCCCCAGCCGAGCCAGTGGGGGGCCTGTGA
- the PLPPR3 gene encoding phospholipid phosphatase-related protein type 3, protein MISTKEKNKTPKDSMTLLPCFYFVELPIVASSIVSLYFLELTDLFKPAKVGFQCYDRTLSMPYVETSEELIPLLMLLSLAFAAPAASIMVGEGTLYCLQSRLWGRSGGPGGAEGSIHAGGCNFNSFLRRTVRFVGVHVFGLCATALVTDVIQLATGYHAPFFLTVCKPNYTLLGTSCEANPYITQDICSGHDTHAILSARKTFPSQHATLSAFAAVYVSMYFNSVISDTTKLLKPILVFSFAIAAGVCGLTQITQYRSHPVDVYAGFLIGAGIAAYLACHAVGNFQAPPAEKSVAPAPAKDALRALTQRGHDSVYQQNKSVSTDELGPPGRLEGVPRPVARDKTSLGSLKRASVDVDLLAPRSPMGKENMVTFSHTLPRVSTPSLDDPARRHMTIHVPLDASRSKQLISEWKQKSLEGRGLGLPDEGHLHAPAEPMAEEEEEEEEEEEEEEEEEEEEEEGEEGGPAPPSLYPTVQARPGLGPRVILPPRAGPQPLVHIPEEGAQAVAGLSPKSSAAVRAKWLMMAEKSGSTVATASAQPRVANPPRLLQVIAMSKAPGGPGPKAAETASSSSASSDSSQYRSPSDRDSASIVTIDAHAPHHPVVHLSAGNGPWEWKAAGGGAKGPEGQGGYELGDLAHGFRGGPKPPGVSPDSSVSDVDQEEPRFGAVATVNLATGEGLPTLGTADGALGPASRESTLRRKAGGLVLGEREASAGAEAEAYYRKMQAARRFKD, encoded by the exons ATGATCTCGACCAAGGAGAAGAATAAAACCCCGAAGGACAGCATGACGCTTCTGCCTTGCTTCTACTTTGTGGAG CTGCCCATAGTGGCGTCCTCCATCGTGTCCCTCTACTTCTTGGAGCTGACCGACCTCTTCAAGCCGGCCAAGGTGGGTTTCCAGTGCTACGACCGCACACTCTCCATGCCCTACGTGGAGACCAGCGAGGAGCTCATCCCCCTGCTCATGCTCCTCAGCTTGGCCTTTGCTGCGCCTGCAGCCTCG ATCATGGTCGGCGAGGGCACGCTGTACTGCTTGCAGTCCCGGCTGTGGGGCCGCAGTGGGGGCCCCGGTGGGGCCGAGGGCAGCATCCACGCCGGCGGCTGCAACTTTAACTCCTTTCTTCGGAGGACAGTGCGGTTCGTGG GCGTCCACGTGTTCGGCCTGTGTGCTACAGCCCTGGTGACCGACGTCATCCAGCTGGCCACAGGCTACCACGCGCCCTTCTTCCTGACGGTCTGCAAACCCAACTACACCCTGCTGGGCACGTCGTGTGAGGCCAACCCCTACATCACGCAAGACATCTGCTCCGGCCACGACACCCACGCCATCCTGTCCGCACG GAAGACCTTCCCATCCCAGCACGCCACCCTGTCCGCCTTTGCTGCTGTCTACGTGTCG ATGTACTTCAACTCTGTCATCTCGGACACCACCAAGCTGCTGAAGCCCATCCTGGTGTTCTCCTTTGCCATCGCGGCAGGCGTCTGCGGCCTCACCCAGATCACGCAGTACCGCAGCCACCCCGTGGACGTCTACGCGGGCTTCCTCATCGGTGCCGGCATCGCTGCCTACCTG GCCTGCCACGCGGTGGGCAACTTCCAGGCCCCGCCTGCAGAGAAATCTGTGGCCCCAGCGCCTGCCAAGGACGCGCTGCGGGCGCTGACCCAGCGGGGCCACGACTCGGTATACCAGCAGAACAAGTCCGTGAGCACGGACGAGCTGGGCCCACCTGGGCGGCTGGAGGGCGTGCCCCGACCCGTGGCCCGCGACAAGACCTCACTGGGCAGCCTGAAGCGGGCCAGTGTGGACGTGGACCTGCTGGCCCCTCGCAGTCCCATGGGTAAGGAGAACATGGTGACCTTCAGCCACACGCTGCCCCGCGTCAGCACACCCTCGCTGGACGACCCCGCCCGCCGCCACATGACCATCCACGTGCCCCTCGATGCCTCACGCTCCAAGCAGCTCATCAGTGAGTGGAAGCAGAAGTCGCTGGAGGGCCGTGGCCTGGGGCTGCCGGATGAGGGGCACCTGCACGCGCCCGCGGAGCCcatggcagaggaggaagaggaggaggaggaggaggaagaggaggaggaggaggaggaggaggaggaggaggaaggggaggaagggggtcCAGCCCCGCCTTCACTCTACCCCACCGTCCAGGCCCGGCCAGGGCTCGGGCCGCGGGTCATTCTCCCGCCGAGGGCCGGGCCACAGCCACTGGTGCACATCCCTGAGGAGGGGGCCCAGGCGGTGGCTGGCCTATCCCCTAAGAGCAGCGCGGCCGTGAGGGCCAAGTGGCTCATGATGGCTGAGAAGAGCGGGTCCACTGTGGCCACGGCCTCTGCCCAGCCCCGTGTAGCCAACCCGCCCCGGCTGCTGCAGGTCATTGCCATGTCCAAGGCACCGGGCGGGCCTGGCCCCAAGGCAGCCGAGACGGCCTCGTCCTCTAGCGCCAGTTCCGACTCCTCACAGTACAGGTCACCGTCAGACCGTGACTCAGCCAGCATTGTCACCATCGATGCGCATGCACCTCACCACCCCGTGGTCCACCTGTCTGCGGGTAACGGGCCCTGGGAGTGGAAGGCAGCTGGTGGTGGGGCCAAGGGGCCGGAGGGCCAGGGCGGCTATGAGCTGGGGGACCTGGCTCACGGCTTCCGCGGGGGGCCCAAGCCACCAGGCGTGTCCCCAGACTCGTCTGTCAGTGACGTGGACCAGGAGGAGCCACGGTTTGGGGCCGTGGCCACTGTCAACCTGGCCACAGGTGAGGGGCTGCCCACCCTGGGAACGGCCGACGGGGCCCTGGGGCCGGCCAGCCGGGAGTCCACGCTGCGGCGCAAAGCAGGCGGTCTGGTGCTGGGCGAGCGGGAGGCCTCGGCTGGGGCGGAGGCAGAAGCCTACTACCGCAAGATGCAGGCGGCCCGCAGGTTCAAGGACTGA